The Pseudobythopirellula maris genome has a window encoding:
- a CDS encoding carboxypeptidase-like regulatory domain-containing protein encodes MRNTKQKYRVGRGAVASVVALLALMTAGCGGPYDATVYGAVTLDGQPLPSGTVSFFPTSDGPTAYSRIDDSGMYQIRTGREKGLPPGEYAVTVVAREKPTVDQSNSGGPPPAGRMLTPQRYRNRDQSGLVYTVEPGANQIDLELTSQPPAG; translated from the coding sequence GTGCGTAACACCAAGCAAAAATACCGCGTGGGTCGGGGGGCTGTGGCCTCGGTCGTGGCCTTACTCGCATTGATGACCGCCGGCTGCGGCGGGCCCTACGACGCCACGGTCTACGGCGCCGTGACTCTCGATGGCCAACCGTTGCCGAGCGGCACGGTATCGTTCTTTCCTACGTCGGATGGCCCCACCGCGTACTCACGCATCGACGATTCGGGCATGTACCAAATCCGCACCGGCCGCGAAAAAGGGTTGCCGCCTGGCGAATACGCCGTCACCGTGGTGGCGCGTGAGAAGCCGACTGTCGATCAATCCAACAGCGGAGGGCCGCCCCCCGCGGGGAGGATGCTCACCCCGCAGCGGTACCGCAACCGCGATCAATCGGGTCTCGTCTACACCGTGGAGCCGGGGGCGAATCAGATAGATCTCGAACTCACTTCCCAGCCGCCGGCGGGTTGA
- a CDS encoding metallophosphoesterase has translation MTLIDPNRSACRRTVSLACLVIGLGLLSGRFAAAEAPSIEPGSWTLAILPDTQVYSERYPQHYAAQTRWIADHAASHNIAFVLHEGDVTEHNTPEQWDHALRAMDTLNGVVPFAISPGNHDYGPGGNSSARTSRFNDSEYFGPGSYYSQQDSLAGSFETDKTDNTFHTFSAGGKEWLVLALEWAPRDEVVAWANRVVTDHPDRLVMLVTHAYMYFDESRYDWAAKHDTQSWNPHAYALAKQPGETINDGQQLWEKLVSRHERFRFTFNGHVLGDGTGFQSSLGERGNAVHQMLANYQFKEQGGMGDMRLLEFKQDGKTVEVRTYSPVLDRCDTSSDQQFTLQLNEQRVLPASPPTEE, from the coding sequence ATGACATTGATCGACCCGAACCGCTCGGCTTGCCGGCGCACCGTCTCGTTGGCTTGCCTGGTGATCGGCCTCGGCCTGCTGAGCGGCCGGTTCGCCGCCGCCGAGGCGCCGTCGATCGAGCCGGGCTCGTGGACCCTGGCGATCCTGCCCGACACGCAGGTCTATTCCGAGCGTTACCCGCAGCATTACGCCGCCCAGACACGGTGGATCGCCGACCACGCGGCGTCGCACAACATCGCGTTCGTGCTGCACGAGGGCGACGTCACCGAGCACAACACGCCCGAGCAGTGGGACCACGCCCTGCGGGCGATGGACACGCTCAACGGCGTCGTCCCCTTCGCGATCTCGCCGGGGAACCACGACTACGGCCCCGGAGGAAACTCCTCGGCGCGGACGAGCCGCTTCAACGATTCGGAATACTTCGGACCGGGCTCGTACTACTCCCAGCAAGACTCGCTCGCAGGCTCCTTTGAGACGGACAAGACCGACAACACTTTCCATACCTTTAGTGCGGGCGGCAAGGAGTGGCTCGTGTTGGCCCTGGAGTGGGCGCCGCGCGACGAAGTTGTCGCCTGGGCGAACCGTGTGGTGACGGACCACCCCGATCGGCTCGTGATGCTGGTCACCCACGCCTACATGTACTTCGACGAGAGCCGCTACGATTGGGCCGCCAAGCACGACACGCAGTCGTGGAACCCCCACGCCTATGCGTTGGCCAAGCAACCCGGCGAGACGATCAACGACGGCCAGCAGCTGTGGGAGAAACTCGTCTCACGCCACGAGCGTTTCCGCTTCACCTTCAACGGCCACGTGCTGGGTGACGGCACGGGCTTCCAGAGCAGCCTCGGCGAGCGGGGCAACGCCGTCCACCAAATGCTGGCGAACTACCAGTTCAAAGAGCAGGGAGGCATGGGCGACATGCGGCTGCTCGAGTTCAAGCAGGACGGCAAGACCGTCGAGGTCCGCACCTACTCGCCGGTGCTCGACCGCTGCGACACCTCGTCCGACCAGCAGTTCACGCTCCAACTGAACGAGCAGCGCGTTCTCCCTGCTTCGCCGCCGACCGAGGAATAG
- a CDS encoding PEP-CTERM sorting domain-containing protein produces the protein MKRIFQATAFAAVVLALAGSPRAAWAELNILYYGNSFTNATCCGGSRSVPAVVSDIAVAAGHPAPFQHNAAVNGQALSWHLLNNTAAIDSEIASGDDWDIVVLQDYSTSPTRLGNLSVHLSSTLAMYQQVATRSPGVRAVMYETWARGPSHSYYTGGSPAFPGGPAEMQAELRDGYLQSTANINATAGDGVALYAPAGDAWQAAGFASNLYAGDIYHANNRGSLLNALVLYGTIYGDTTTSDIDLSGVLSSLGLSTADGQTLTAAADSVLVPEPTSLVLAALGLAAMANPRRRTALV, from the coding sequence ATGAAACGCATATTCCAAGCCACAGCCTTCGCGGCGGTCGTGCTGGCGCTCGCCGGCTCGCCGCGGGCCGCGTGGGCCGAGCTCAACATCCTGTATTACGGCAACAGCTTCACAAACGCCACCTGCTGCGGCGGCTCGCGGTCGGTCCCGGCGGTCGTGTCGGACATCGCCGTCGCGGCTGGCCATCCGGCTCCCTTCCAGCACAACGCCGCGGTCAACGGCCAGGCGCTCTCGTGGCACCTCCTCAACAACACCGCGGCGATCGACAGCGAAATCGCGAGCGGCGACGATTGGGACATCGTGGTGCTGCAAGACTACTCGACGTCGCCGACCCGCTTGGGCAACCTCTCGGTGCACCTGAGCAGCACCTTGGCGATGTACCAGCAGGTGGCCACACGCAGCCCAGGCGTGCGCGCCGTCATGTACGAGACCTGGGCCCGTGGCCCGTCGCACTCGTACTACACCGGCGGCAGCCCGGCGTTCCCGGGCGGACCGGCCGAGATGCAGGCGGAGCTGCGCGACGGCTACCTCCAGTCGACCGCCAACATCAACGCCACGGCGGGCGACGGCGTGGCGCTCTACGCGCCGGCGGGCGACGCCTGGCAGGCTGCGGGCTTCGCCTCGAACCTCTACGCCGGCGACATCTACCACGCCAACAACCGCGGCTCGTTGCTCAACGCGCTGGTCTTGTACGGCACGATCTACGGCGACACGACGACGAGCGACATCGACCTGAGCGGCGTGCTGTCGTCGCTCGGCCTGTCGACCGCCGACGGGCAGACTCTCACGGCGGCCGCCGACTCCGTGCTGGTCCCGGAACCGACGTCGCTCGTTCTGGCGGCGCTGGGGCTTGCGGCGATGGCGAATCCCCGCCGCCGAACGGCCTTGGTGTAA
- a CDS encoding PEP-CTERM sorting domain-containing protein yields MSKSTLAVLVLALACGADARGATMFFDFGNGSIEAGGVYNQVYSAVTHTVPNAQDSTGSPTGVQLVTSGFHEFGGNESGTGSPAAPADMFVANATRDSLYGHSTSWGSAGPRETGLLTLSGLDGSGDTTYEFDFFAARSGVGDNRDALYAVAGLNSGSGVLDAANNTANLATVAGITPTAAGEITITVTKGPGNNNGNGFFYLGAMRLVGTTVPEPSAVVLLTLAGVACVIRRR; encoded by the coding sequence ATGTCCAAGTCAACTCTGGCGGTTCTTGTCCTTGCCCTCGCCTGCGGCGCCGACGCCCGCGGCGCAACGATGTTCTTTGACTTCGGCAACGGGTCGATCGAGGCGGGCGGCGTTTACAACCAGGTCTATTCGGCCGTGACGCACACCGTGCCCAACGCCCAAGACTCAACCGGATCGCCGACCGGCGTCCAGCTCGTGACGAGCGGCTTCCACGAGTTCGGCGGCAACGAGTCGGGCACGGGATCGCCGGCGGCGCCGGCCGACATGTTCGTCGCCAACGCGACGCGTGACAGCCTCTACGGGCACAGCACCAGCTGGGGCTCAGCCGGCCCGCGGGAGACCGGCTTGCTCACCTTGTCGGGCCTCGACGGCAGCGGCGACACGACCTACGAATTCGACTTCTTCGCCGCGCGTTCGGGCGTGGGCGACAACCGCGACGCCCTCTACGCGGTGGCCGGCCTGAACAGCGGCTCCGGAGTGCTCGACGCCGCGAACAACACGGCCAACCTGGCGACGGTCGCCGGCATCACGCCCACCGCCGCCGGCGAGATCACGATCACGGTCACCAAGGGGCCGGGCAACAACAACGGGAATGGTTTCTTCTATCTGGGAGCGATGCGGCTGGTCGGCACGACCGTGCCCGAGCCGAGCGCAGTGGTCTTGCTGACACTCGCCGGAGTGGCGTGCGTCATCCGCCGCCGCTGA
- a CDS encoding family 43 glycosylhydrolase: MRLKTTFVWAAASLVVSFAAIEAYGQQAETLVRSGEFVKIYDPSVGEEEAWYINDHCFVQGPDGRWNLFGITHEEPLDPADEDNLAHATAEKLLQQPWDKQPFALSVATEAPWNEQHLWAPHVIEQDGLYYMYYCAGDADHTEYKIHLATSTDLKHWERHAKNPMVVDGYDARDPFLMRVDDQWVMYYTANSRPEGGNHLVAYVTSDDLLTWSERKIAFTDTVSGTFGGPCESPFVVRRGAKYYLFIGPRGGYDGTDVFVSDSPYGWELENLVGHIPAHAAEVVRDARGDWFVSRCGWGKGGVYLAPLTWLDGQEDPETNIAVAADAVE; this comes from the coding sequence ATGAGACTGAAAACAACGTTCGTTTGGGCCGCCGCCTCACTCGTCGTCTCATTCGCCGCTATCGAGGCGTACGGCCAACAGGCCGAGACGCTCGTCCGCAGCGGCGAGTTCGTCAAGATCTACGACCCCAGCGTCGGCGAGGAGGAGGCGTGGTACATCAACGACCACTGCTTCGTCCAAGGACCCGACGGGCGGTGGAACCTGTTTGGCATCACGCACGAGGAGCCGCTCGACCCGGCCGACGAGGACAACCTCGCCCACGCCACGGCTGAAAAGCTGCTGCAGCAGCCTTGGGACAAGCAGCCGTTCGCCCTCAGCGTGGCCACCGAGGCGCCGTGGAACGAGCAGCATCTCTGGGCGCCGCACGTCATCGAGCAAGACGGCCTGTACTACATGTACTACTGCGCGGGCGACGCCGACCACACGGAGTACAAGATCCACCTGGCCACTTCCACCGACCTGAAGCATTGGGAGCGTCACGCCAAGAACCCGATGGTGGTCGACGGCTACGACGCCCGCGACCCGTTCCTCATGAGGGTCGATGACCAATGGGTGATGTACTACACGGCCAACAGCCGCCCCGAGGGGGGGAACCACCTCGTGGCGTACGTCACGAGCGACGACCTGCTGACGTGGAGCGAACGCAAGATCGCCTTCACCGACACGGTCAGCGGCACCTTCGGCGGGCCATGCGAGTCGCCCTTCGTCGTGCGGCGCGGCGCGAAGTATTACCTCTTTATCGGCCCCCGCGGCGGTTACGACGGCACCGATGTGTTCGTCAGCGACTCGCCCTACGGCTGGGAGCTAGAGAACCTTGTCGGCCACATCCCGGCCCACGCGGCCGAGGTGGTCCGCGACGCGCGGGGCGATTGGTTTGTCAGCCGCTGCGGTTGGGGGAAGGGCGGCGTTTACCTGGCGCCGCTCACCTGGCTCGACGGCCAAGAAGACCCCGAAACCAACATCGCCGTGGCGGCTGACGCCGTCGAATAA